One stretch of Armigeres subalbatus isolate Guangzhou_Male chromosome 2, GZ_Asu_2, whole genome shotgun sequence DNA includes these proteins:
- the LOC134210253 gene encoding uncharacterized protein LOC134210253, whose product MLNVGEVVPTGAISKTSRIGTHCYKRWSIETGELRKQNALQLQRQTEAEHRVIRELVEKHRVDIDIRRKRELDLVSRIKNLQWQHAEELKQARDSEGDLRAQLARQGHGRLELEVQVKSLEKLLVEEHERRRTSEADLRNRLSLRNRECEALQLQLAELETEIQCLRGTAQQLQSQLEAAQQREYESDRQRNEAVTEYWNLHDEVQQFVRRNQDRPADEGSPPLPPPPESWFEAENANNVECSNRVESDPCFPPPPPPISVDPGLVSGQRNYVAQAGILGDGIRNMTGPISSASIHPHIQSQPQISSFLSGSLGPTPQQIAARQVVTRELPTFSGDPIDWPLFISSYRHSTQACGYTDSENLLRLQRSLKGSAKDSVSSFLLHPSTVPQVMSTLQQLYGRPEQIVNNMIAKVQVIPSTKPDRLDTLVSFGLIVQNLCGHLKAVGLEKHLANPILLQELVDKLPATVKFSWALYQEQVQDVDLNVFSSYMARISSAASGVTQLSNIPQKSGKDEKGRLKERSFVNTHVSTDKAKVSRQENAEKAGVRGGKPREKDAAPSNTKSCSVCNVDSHQIDNCSSFKGLDLDGRWKAVKGNKLCARCLTSHARWPCKGEVCGINDCPKRHHRLLHFEPPMSSKTTSAVVTVHRQLSSSTLFRILPSGPLPTHSVQAEVKNLNIEWTGGINKTIAGTEVVTMEISEAGGNRRYRLSEVYTVDNLGLPQQTTDYAELANRYAHLNKLPVKSFRCAVPGILIGQSNVHLLATLRLREGELNEPIATKTRIGWAVCGNVRKPQANTVYKQLHIHAEPSVVDLHEYVRRFFDIESMGVAVVPAVRGVDDDDTTVERQENPQLYESVRQQMAEFKDKGYIHEATVEEMEEFDLRRTWFLPIGVVVNEKKPGKVRVIWDAAAKVEGISLNSMLLKGPDLLTPLLSVMFPYRERQIAVSADIKEMFLQISIRKEDRSALLFQYRDSPDLPMSTMFIKNLNATEQEAEFPRGAAAVKKRHYVDDYVNSHDTAEEAIEVAKEVIEVHKRAGFHIRNWMSSDRSVVEKLGEANQKPSKDMLSEKDIGLERVLGMAWIQREDVFVFSLQFGEKVRMLLADTKIPTKRQMLRLVMSIYDPLGLVASFVVHGKIIIQDVWRTKTDWDSFIPEEIAKRWTEWIVLLKKMVELRIPRCYFPRYNPESFKTLELHVFVDASEQAFAAVAYFRIIDQGKIRVALVSSKTKVAPLQGLSIPRLELMAAVLGARLRKTIEENHTLKIQKTFFWSDSTTVCSWIKSETRRYRQFVAFRVDEILSNSSIDEWQWISTKINVADEATKWGKGPSCNVYSRWFQGPEFLYGSKAGWSMIPEEDTDESDKELREAYVFNHHIRQPVIDTSRFSRFERMLRSVAYVHHFVNILRAAKDSRSADIVGVTSVEIQMAERTLWLVAQSDAFPEEVAILKQNLVRSKNHQKQIETSSQLVQQSPFADEYGVLRVGSRAAEAPIPYDAKYPIILPRNNRITELLLDFYHRRYGHANDETVVNEVRQKFHVPRLRVQVRLARKRCMWCRVYKSTPVYPKMGPLPAERLQPAVRAFTYVGVDIFGPYLVKVGRSAVKRWVCLFTCLTVRAIHLEVVASLSTDACKKAIRRFIARRGSPREIFSDNGTNFVGASRELQEEIGRIHTELGSTFTNAQTQWRFNPPAAPHMGGCWERMVRAVKSALGSVPTVRKLDDESFATVLAEAESMVNSRPLTFIPLETSDHESLTPNHFLLLSSNGVREPEKFPMDAGMALRSSWNMVKHTLDNFWRRWVLEYLPTIIRRTKWFRDVKPIEVGDLVLVVDENVRNRWIRGRVIQASPGKDGVPRRADVMTSGGVLKRPVTKLAVLDVAGSGDAMLEVKATRGGGCSPQQPLVLNSSNGDRREPPSVGMRSLDGDNVSN is encoded by the exons ATGCTGAATGTCGGTGAGGTTGTGCCAACCGGTGCAATTAGTAAAACGAGTCGAATTGGAACCCATTGCTACAAGCGGTGGAGCATCGAAACCGGTGAGCTCCGGAAACAAAATGCGCTACAATTGCAACGGCAAACGGAAGCGGAACACCGAGTTATTCGAGAGCTAGTGGAAAAGCATCGGGTGGACATCGACATAAGACGGAAACGTGAACTTGACCTGGTTAGTCGGATTAAAAATCTACAGTGGCAGCACGCTGAGGAGCTGAAACAAGCACGTGATTCGGAGGGAGATTTGCGAGCTCAGCTTGCAAGGCAAGGCCATGGACGATTAGAACTGGAGGTCCAAGTGAAATCCCTGGAGAAGCTACTCGTCGAGGAGCATGAGCGAAGACGCACTTCGGAAGCAGATTTGCGGAATCGGCTGTCACTACGGAATAGGGAATGCGAGGCGCTGCAACTTCAGCTAGCAGAACTGGAGACTGAAATTCAGTGTCTGCGGGGCACCGCACAGCAGCTGCAATCCCAGTTAGAAGCAGCTCAGCAACGCGAGTACGAATCGGATCGCCAACGAAATGAAGCGGTCACAGAGTATTGGAACCTGCACGACGAAGTGCAACAGTTCGTCAGGCGTAATCAGGATCGGCCAGCGGATGAAGGTTCTCCTCCATTACCCCCTCCGCCAGAGTCTTGGTTTGAAGCGGAAAATGCAAATAACGTTGAATGTTCCAATCGCGTCGAGTCAGATCCTTGttttcctcctcctcctcctccaaTTTCGGTAGATCCTGGTTTGGTTAGTGGTCAGCGGAATTACGTAGCACAAGCCGGAATATTGGGGGATGGAATTCGGAACATGACTGGTCCCATTTCCTCTGCAAGTATCCATCCACATATCCAATCACAGCCTCAAATATCGTCCTTTTTGAGCGGTTCTTTGGGTCCGACGCCACAACAGATCGCTGCTAGACAGGTGGTAACCAGGGAGCTCCCCACATTCTCCGGAGATCCGATCGATTGGCCCCTATTTATTAGCAGCTATAGGCATTCTACACAGGCTTGCGGGTACACCGACTCCGAAAACCTTTTGCGCTTGCAACGTAGCTTGAAAGGTAGCGCAAAGGATTCAGTCAGCAGTTTCTTGCTCCACCCGTCGACAGTACCACAAGTAATGTCTACACTGCAACAACTGTACGGTCGCCCGGAACAGATTGTGAACAACATGATCGCCAAGGTTCAGGTAATACCCTCTACGAAACCCGACCGATTGGATACACTGGTTAGTTTTGGACTGATAGTTCAAAATCTCTGCGGTCACCTGAAAGCGGTCGGCTTAGAGAAACATCTGGCGAATCCTATACTTCTGCAAGAGCTCGTTGACAAGCTACCGGCGACGGTGAAGTTCAGCTGGGCCCTCTACCAGGAGCAAGTACAAGATGTGGATTTGAACGTGTTCAGCAGCTACATGGCGAGGATATCTTCGGCAGCAAGTGGCGTAACTCAGCTGTCCAATATTCCACAGAAATCTGGAAAAGATGAGAAAGGTCGCTTGAAGGAGAGATCGTTCGTGAACACGCACGTTTCCACGGATAAAGCGAAAGTGAGTCGCCAAGAAAATGCAGAAAAGGCGGGAGTCAGAGGTGGAAAGCCGAGAGAAAAGGATGCCGCACCGAGTAACACGAAGTCGTGTTCCGTTTGCAACGTCGACAGTCATCAAATCGACAATTGCTCGTCGTTCAAAGGACTCGATCTGGATGGCAGATGGAAAGCGGTAAAAGGAAACAAATTGTGCGCTCGTTGTCTCACTTCGCATGCGCGATGGCCGTGTAAGGGAGAAGTGTGCGGAATCAACGACTGCCCAAAACGACATCATCGACTACTTCACTTCGAGCCACCAATGTCATCGAAAACTACCAGTGCGGTGGTTACAGTTCATCGGCAGCTGTCGTCGTCTACGCTTTTTCGGATCCTCCCA AGCGGTCCATTGCCGACGCACTCGGTGCAAGCGGAAGTGAAGAACTTGAACATCGAATGGACCGGAGGCATAAACAAGACGATTGCTGGAACAGAAGTCGTCACGATGGAGATTTCCGAGGCCGGTGGAAATAGGCGGTACAGGTTGTCCGAAGTCTACACCGTCGACAATCTCGGACTACCACAACAGACCACCGATTACGCAGAGCTCGCTAACCGATACGCGCATCTCAACAAGCTGCCGGTGAAGAGCTTCCGATGTGCTGTACCAGGAATCCTAATCGGTCAAAGCAATGTTCACCTACTCGCTACTCTAAGGCTGCGGGAAGGTGAATTGAACGAACCGATCGCAACGAAGACCAGGATCGGATGGGCAGTTTGTGGCAATGTGCGGAAACCACAAGCCAATACGGTGTACAAGCAGCTACACATACATGCTGAACCATCTGTAGTAGACCTCCACGAGTACGTCCGGCGCTTCTTCGACATCGAGAGCATGGGTGTAGCGGTGGTGCCAGCCGTGAGAGGTGTTGACGATGACGACACGACGGTTGAACGACAAGAA AACCCACAGCTTTACGAAAGTGTGCGTCAACAAATGGCGGAATTCAAAGACAAAGGCTACATTCACGAAGCGACAGTGGAAGAAATGGAGGAGTTTGATCTGCGGCGTACATGGTTCCTGCCGATTGGAGTCGTCGTAAACgagaaaaaacctggaaaggtTCGAGTTATCTGGGATGCAGCGGCGAAAGTAGAGGGCATCTCGCTGAATTCAATGCTGCTCAAAGGACCGGATCTTCTGACACCGTTACTGTCTGTGATGTTTCCGTATCGGGAGCGTCAAATCGCAGTGTCCGCAGATATTAAGGAGATGTTCCTACAAATCTCAATTCGGAAAGAGGACCGCAGTGCTCTACTGTTTCAGTACCGAGATTCCCCAGACCTACCGATGAGTACCATG TTCATCAAGAACCTAAACGCTACAGAGCAGGAAGCAGAGTTTCCACGAGGTGCGGCCGCAGTGAAGAAGCGGCATTACGTGGACGATTACGTAAACAGTCACGATACAGCGGAAGAAGCGATCGAGGTGGCGAAGGAAGTGATCGAGGTGCACAAACGAGCGGGATTCCATATCCGTAATTGGATGTCAAGTGATCGAAGCGTAGTCGAGAAGTTGGGTGAAGCGAACCAGAAGCCGTCAAAAGACATGTTATCGGAGAAGGACATCGGACTGGAGCGAGTGTTGGGAATGGCGTGGATACAGAGAGAGGATGTCTTCGTATTTTCACTGCAGTTTGGCGAGAAGGTGCGTATGCTGTTGGCAGACACCAAGATTCCCACGAAACGACAAATGCTCCGACTTGTCATGAGCATCTACGACCCTCTAGGTTTGGTAGCTTCGTTCGTGGTCCACGGGAAAATTATTATCCAAGATGTGTGGCGGACAAAAACAGATTGGGACAGCTTCATTCCTGAGGAAATCGCTAAGCGCTGGACTGAGTGGATAGTGTTGCTGAAGAAGATGGTCGAACTGCGCATTCCACGGTGTTATTTTCCTAGATACAACCCGGAAAGCTTTAAAACCCTGGAGCTACATGTTTTCGTAGACGCGAGCGAGCAGGCGTTTGCAGCGGTGGCATATTTCCGGATAATAGATCAAGGGAAGATCAGAGTAGCACTAGTCTCTTCGAAAACGAAGGTTGCACCGCTTCAAGGACTCTCGATACCTCGGCTAGAATTGATGGCTGCGGTGTTGGGAGCACGCCTACGGAAAACCATCGAGGAAAACCACACGTTGAAAATCCAAAAAACGTTCTTCTGGAGCGATTCGACGACAGTTTGCTCGTGGATCAAGTCGGAAACGCGTCGTTATCGGCAGTTCGTTGCCTTCAGAGTCGACGAAATATTGAGCAACTCGAGCATCGATGAATGGCAGTGGATTTCGACGAAGATCAACGTTGCGGATGAAGCCACCAAATGGGGAAAAGGTCCGTCATGCAATGTGTATAGTCGCTGGTTTCAAGGTCCCGAATTTCTCTACGGCAGCAAAGCAGGTTGGTCAATGATTCCTGAAGAAGATACGGATGAAAGTGACAAGGAGCTGCGGGAGGCATACGTCTTTAACCATCATATAAGACAACCGGTGATAGACACTTCAAGGTTTTCGCGATTTGAGAGGATGCTACGCTCGGTGGCATACGTTCACCATTTTGTGAATATCTTACGTGCTGCGAAAGACAGTAGATCGGCAGACATAGTTGGGGTGACGAGCGTAGAAATACAGATGGCAGAAAGAACGTTGTGGTTGGTTGCGCAGTCCGATGCCTTCCCGGAAGAGGTTGCGATCCTCAAACAGAACTTGGTGCGGAGCAAGAATCATCAGAAGCAAATCGAAACATCTAGCCAGCTGGTACAGCAGTCACCGTTTGCTGATGAATACGGAGTATTGCGGGTAGGCAGTAGAGCAGCAGAAGCACCAATACCCTACGATGCAAAGTACCCTATAATCTTGCCAAGAAACAATCGGATTACTGAGCTGTTGTTGGATTTCTACCATCGGAGATACGGCCATGCTAATGATGAAACCGTGGTCAACGAGGTGCGTCAGAAATTCCACGTGCCACGGCTACGAGTGCAAGTTCGACTGGCAAGGAAACGCTGTATGTGGTGCCGCGTGTACAAGTCAACACCGGTGTATCCGAAAATGGGACCGCTCCCGGCGGAGCGACTGCAACCAGCTGTACGCGCATTTACGTATGTGGGCGTAGACATTTTTGGACCGTATTTAGTGAAAGTCGGAAGGAGTGCGGTGAAGCGATGGGTCTGCCTTTTCACCTGCCTTACGGTCAGAGCTATCCACCTTGAAGTTGTTGCCAGTTTATCAACcgatgcgtgcaagaaggcgaTCAGAAGGTTCATCGCACGCCGAGGTTCTCCACGAGAAATTTTCTCTGACAACGGCACGAATTTTGTAGGAGCGAGTCGGGAGcttcaggaggagatcggcagGATTCACACCGAGCTGGGTAGCACCTTTACCAACGCCCAAACGCAATGGCGGTTCAACCCACCGGCAGCTCCTCACATGGGAGGGTGTTGGGAGAGGATGGTTCGCGCCGTGAAGTCTGCCCTAGGGAGCGTTCCTACTGTGCGGAAGTTGGACGATGAGTCGTTCGCTACGGTTTTAGCTGAGGCGGAAAGTATGGTGAACTCCAGACCACTTACGTTCATCCCGCTGGAAACGTCCGACCATGAGTCACTGACCCCGAATCACTTCTTACTGCTGAGTTCGAATGGCGTGCGGGAACCTGAGAAGTTTCCGATGGATGCAGGAATGGCGTTGAGAAGCAGTTGGAATATGGTGAAACACACGCTAGACAACTTCTGGCGCCGCTGGGTGCTGGAATATCTACCAACTATAATACGTCGGACGAAGTGGTTTCGGGATGTGAAGCCGATCGAGGTAGGTGATCTTGTACTCGTAGTTGACGAAAATGTGAGGAACCGGTGGATACGTGGACGTGTGATCCAGGCTAGTCCTGGGAAAGATGGCGTTCCGCGTCGAGCGGATGTGATGACATCAGGAGGAGTTTTGAAGAGACCTGTTACGAAGTTGGCTGTGCTGGACGTTGCAGGGTCTGGTGACGCTATGCTGGAAGTCAAGGCGACACGGGGGGGAGGATGTTCGCCGCAACAGCCCCTCGTATTGAACAGCTCTAATGGTGATCGACGTGAGCCTCCATCCGTGGGCATGAGATCGCTTGACGGCGATAATgtgtcaaactaa